The genomic stretch ACCAGCAAGACAGGAAAGAACGAACGGGAGTAGTCAACGGGCCACGGCTCTTTTAAGAGCTTCTCCCGCGTCGGCGCATCCAAGCCTTCCATGGTGGCTTTTTCCGCCTTGGCCACACGCTCACGGCGCTTTGGCCGAAGCACCAGCACATCCAACAGGTAAATGGCCCCGGAGAGCGCAACGGCGAGTACCAGTAGTAGTGAAAAATCCATGTGGGGTTCGTATCCCTAGTCGTTAACCTTGAGCACAGCAAGGAAGGCATCCTGGGGAATTTCGACACGCCCCACCTGTTTCATCCGTTTCTTACCGGCCTTCTGTTTCTCTAGCAGCTTTTTCTTACGGCTAACGTCGCCGCCGTAACACTTCGCCGTGACGTTTTTACGCAGCGCCTTCACCGTGGAGCGGGCCACGACTTGGCCACCAATCGCCGCCTGGATCGCGACGTCGAACATTTGCCGTGGGATCAGCTCTTTCATCTTTTCCACCAGCAAGCGACCGCGCGAGTGGGCATGGTCACGGTGAATGATGACCGCCAACGCATCGACTTTGTCGCCGTTGATCAAGACATCCAGACGTACCAGCTTCGCGGCTTCGAAACGTTCGAAGTTGTACTCCAGCGAGGCGTAGCCACGAGAGATGGATTTTAAACGGTCAAAGAAGTCCATGACCACTTCGGACATGGGCAGCTCGTAAGTAAGCTGGATCTGATTGCCCAGGAACTGCATGTCGAGCTGGGTACCGCGGCGCTGCTCGCACTCGGCGATGACGTTGCCGACGAATTCCTGCGGCACCAGAATGCTGGCCCGCACGATGGGCTCACGCATCTGCTCCACATCGGCCATGTCGGGCAGTTTGGAGGGGTTGGAGACATACTGAATGTCGCCATTCTTCATGGCCAGCTCGTACACAACCGTCGGCGCCGTGGTGAGCAGGTCCAGATCGTACTCACGCTCCAGACGCTCCTGGATGATCTCCATGTGCAGCGTACCGAGGAAACCCACGCGGAAGCCGAAGCCCAGCGCATCGGAGTTTTCCGGCTCATACTCCAGCGACGCGTCGTTGAGAGCCAGTTTTTCCAGGGCATCGCGGAAGTCTTCGTAATCGTCTGCGCTGACCGGGAACATACCGGCATAAACCTGAGGCTTCACTTTCTGGAAACCGGGGAGACGCGGTACGTCTGGCGTCTTGGTATGGGTAATGGTATCCCCCACCGGCGCGCCGTGAATCTCTTTGATACCGGCGACGATAAAGCCAACCTCACCGGCGCGAAGAATATTGGTCTCTTTGCGCAGCGGTGTGAAGATACCGACTTCGGTGGCGTTCCAGTCGCGACCCGTCGACTTGATACGGATCTTGTCGCCTTTGCGCAGCGTGCCGTCGAACAGGCGCACCAGCGACACGACGCCCAGGTAGTTATCGAACCAGGAGTCGATGATCAGCGCTTGCAGCGGTGCTTCGGGGTCCCCCTTGGGCGGCGGAATGTCACGCACCAGCCGTTCGAGCAGCTCGTTGATGCCGATACCGCTTTTTGCCGACACTTGGCAGGCATCCGTGGCATCCAGGCCGATGATCTCCTCTACCTCCTGAGCAACCCGGTCCGGGTCGGCCTGGGGCAGGTCGATCTTGTTCAGAACGGGCAGCACTTCTAGGCCCTGTTCGATGGCGGTGTAACAGTTGGCCACCGACTGCGCTTCCACCCCTTGTGCCGCATCGACGACAAGCAGCGCCCCTTCACAGGCGTAGAGTGAGCGCGACACTTCGTAGGAGAAGTCGACGTGCCCTGGCGTGTCGATGAAGTTGAGCTGGTAGACCTGGCCATCGGCAGCGGTGTAGTCCAGCGTCACCGACTGCGCTTTGATGGTAATGCCCCGCTCACGCTCGATATCCATGGAGTCGAGCACTTGCTCCTTCAGCTCACGTTCTGTCAAACCGCCACAGGTCTGAATCAAACGGTCAGAGAGCGTCGATTTACCGTGGTCGATGTGGGCAATGATGGAGAAATTGCGAATATGCTTGAGCTTTCCGCTGGAAACGTCATGAGACATCGAGTGTGTTCTGCCTTATTGGTACGCAAGCGTAGGTGTTGCGGCGCTGGGCCGAAGGGCGAAAAACGGAAACCGCACCACTGCATTGCCAAAGTTCATCAAAAGATAAGCGCTATTGTAGCGATATGCGCGGGATAGGAACAGCAGTCCGGCGAGAACCGCCGGACTGGAGGGAGTGGCGTACAGATTATTCGAGGCGAAGCGCGACGAATAGAGAGCGACCATCGCGATACAAACGCACTGGAATCGCCCGATCGTTAGGCAGCGCTTCGACGATACGCATTAGCTCGTCCGCCGATGCGACACTGCGATGGTCGATACTCACCAGGATATCGCCAGCGCGAAGCCCTGCCTGCGCCGCAACGCTGTCCGGCTCGACCTGACGCACCTCAACGCCGCCATTGATCCCCAAACGCTCACGGGTGGCTTGGTCGATTTCTGCAACGGCCACGCCCAAGCGCACTTGATTGTCGCTGCCCGATGCCGAAGCGGACGCTTGCATATCTGGCCAGCTACCCAGCTCGACGGTTTCCGATACCTGCTCGCCATCACGCATCAGCGTGAGTTCGACATCGTCTCCCGGTGCCACGCGACCAATCAGACGGGGCAGCGTGCTGGAGCGATCCACTTCTTCGCCGTTGACTTCGAGGATCACGTCACCTGCTTGCAAACCACCTTGAGCCGCCGGTCCTTCTGGGTCTAAATCGGCAATCAGTGCTCCAATCGCTTCACTCATACCGAACGACTCGGCCAAGTCCTGCGAGACGGGTTGGATCATCACGCCCAACCAACCGCGATTCACGCGACCATCTTCACGAAGTTGGTCAGCCACATCCATGGCGACGTTGATGGGAATGGCGAACGAGAGCCCCATGAAGCCGCCACTACGGGTAAAGATTTGCGAATTGATACCGATGACTTCGCCTTCCAGATTAAACAGCGGGCCACCGGAGTTGCCGGGGTTAATGGCGACATCGGTTTGAATGAACGGCACGTAAGCATCACGCGGCAAGGTGCGGTTGATCGCGCTCACGATCCCTGCCGTCACCGAGTGATCGAACCCAAACGGAGAGCCAATGGCCGCGACCCACGCCCCCACTTTCAACTCGTCGGAATCGCCCAAATTCAGCACCGGCAAGTTATTGGCGTCGATTTTCAGCAGCGCCACATCGGTTTGCGCATCGCTACCAATCAGTTCGGCGGGCAATTCACGACGGTCGTTGAGGCGCACTAGAATTTCATCGGCATCCTGCACCACGTGCGCATTGGTCATCACATAGCCATCGGCACTGATGATGAACCCCGAGCCGAGCGATTGGCGCTCTTGACTTCGACCACCGCCGCCGCCACTGCCGGGAGGCGTGGGAAAGCTATCGCCAAAGAAGTGACGGAATATTTCGGGGATTTCCTGATTGCCAAACCCCTGTAGGGCCGGGCTTCGCTGGACCGTTCGACTCGTGGAAATATTGACGACACCCGGGGCGGCGTCTTCTACCAGCTCAGTGAAATCGGGCAGCGTTTGCGCATGGGCATGTTGGCCGATCAAGAACATCGCGACCAAGCATATCCATAGTGTCGAGGGGAGAACCAAGCGCTTCATGCAACAGCTCCTAGTCAAGCAGATACGAAACGAAGGGAGTGCAACTCTTAGCGAGCTACGGAACAACTAACTGACCAAGCGCGGCCGGAAGCGTTCCATCCGCCCGCGCATTAGGTATTTAAGGGTCAATACGCTGCACATCAAGGTACCAAAGAACAGCATCACACCTAGCCATTCACGCCCTCCAAGCAGCGAGGCCAACCCTGCCGCCAGCATTGCCAGGAACAGCGGCACGGCATATATCAACAGCGTTAGGTGGCTGACTTGATGCTTGGGCAGCGCAATCGTGACGGTGCTACCTAAGGGATACGCTGCGTGGTGTGAAAGGGGCGAGGGGGAAGGAAGTACGGTGATGCGCTGCTGTTGGCGGCGGGCTAGTAATCCCATACCGCAACCACGTCCCTCGGCGCACTGCTGACAAGTGTTAGCAAGGGAGACATCGACGATCACCCCGGTCTCGGTATGCCCTACTACACTGCCCGTTCTGAATAGCGGCTCGCCTCCAGTGTCAGAGTGTGCCATGGCTAGGGCGCTATACGGACGGATTGCACGATACGCTGCAGCATATCTGGCGGCAGCTCACCAACGCCGACCAGCTGCCAGCACTGCTCACCCTCGGACACCAACGAAATCGCTGCCGTGGAGACGCCCAATCGGTGCACGCCCTCTTCGAGCATGGGTTGCTCGACAGGGCTGACGAAGAGGCTCACCGCTGCCAAACCATCGCTATAGACCCGTTGATTC from Halomonas meridiana encodes the following:
- the lepA gene encoding translation elongation factor 4, with translation MSHDVSSGKLKHIRNFSIIAHIDHGKSTLSDRLIQTCGGLTERELKEQVLDSMDIERERGITIKAQSVTLDYTAADGQVYQLNFIDTPGHVDFSYEVSRSLYACEGALLVVDAAQGVEAQSVANCYTAIEQGLEVLPVLNKIDLPQADPDRVAQEVEEIIGLDATDACQVSAKSGIGINELLERLVRDIPPPKGDPEAPLQALIIDSWFDNYLGVVSLVRLFDGTLRKGDKIRIKSTGRDWNATEVGIFTPLRKETNILRAGEVGFIVAGIKEIHGAPVGDTITHTKTPDVPRLPGFQKVKPQVYAGMFPVSADDYEDFRDALEKLALNDASLEYEPENSDALGFGFRVGFLGTLHMEIIQERLEREYDLDLLTTAPTVVYELAMKNGDIQYVSNPSKLPDMADVEQMREPIVRASILVPQEFVGNVIAECEQRRGTQLDMQFLGNQIQLTYELPMSEVVMDFFDRLKSISRGYASLEYNFERFEAAKLVRLDVLINGDKVDALAVIIHRDHAHSRGRLLVEKMKELIPRQMFDVAIQAAIGGQVVARSTVKALRKNVTAKCYGGDVSRKKKLLEKQKAGKKRMKQVGRVEIPQDAFLAVLKVND
- a CDS encoding DegQ family serine endoprotease; this encodes MKRLVLPSTLWICLVAMFLIGQHAHAQTLPDFTELVEDAAPGVVNISTSRTVQRSPALQGFGNQEIPEIFRHFFGDSFPTPPGSGGGGGRSQERQSLGSGFIISADGYVMTNAHVVQDADEILVRLNDRRELPAELIGSDAQTDVALLKIDANNLPVLNLGDSDELKVGAWVAAIGSPFGFDHSVTAGIVSAINRTLPRDAYVPFIQTDVAINPGNSGGPLFNLEGEVIGINSQIFTRSGGFMGLSFAIPINVAMDVADQLREDGRVNRGWLGVMIQPVSQDLAESFGMSEAIGALIADLDPEGPAAQGGLQAGDVILEVNGEEVDRSSTLPRLIGRVAPGDDVELTLMRDGEQVSETVELGSWPDMQASASASGSDNQVRLGVAVAEIDQATRERLGINGGVEVRQVEPDSVAAQAGLRAGDILVSIDHRSVASADELMRIVEALPNDRAIPVRLYRDGRSLFVALRLE
- a CDS encoding SoxR reducing system RseC family protein gives rise to the protein MAHSDTGGEPLFRTGSVVGHTETGVIVDVSLANTCQQCAEGRGCGMGLLARRQQQRITVLPSPSPLSHHAAYPLGSTVTIALPKHQVSHLTLLIYAVPLFLAMLAAGLASLLGGREWLGVMLFFGTLMCSVLTLKYLMRGRMERFRPRLVS